From the genome of Streptomyces spinoverrucosus:
ATCCGCCCCGCCTTCACGGCTTCGCCGATACGGGCCGTGGGTTCGGCGAGGAGGCTGGAGCCGGCGCTCGCGGCATCCGCGGGCTCGAGGATGGCTTCGGCGACGGCGTCGAAGCCGCGGAGCGGGGTGGGCTTCGGGTCCGGGTCCAGGTCGGGCTCCGGCGCGATGAGCGGTTCCGGATGCGGCCTCGCGTCCATGACCGGCGGCGGCCCGAACTCGCCCAACGGTCGCGGCTCCTGGACCGCCCGCAGCCGGAAGGTCGGCACGGACTCCGCGCGCGACTCCGACGGCGCGCGCAACAACTGCGTCGCCCGGTCCGGTGCGGACTGTGGTGGCTGTGGGGGCTGTGGGGGCTGTGGGGGCTGTGGGGGCTGTGGGGGCTGTACGGGCTCCTGAGGCGGGCGCGGTGGTGCGGGTACGGCTTCCTGCGCCGCACTCGTCCGCACGGGTTCCGCCGAGAAACAACTGGACCCGTCCGGGTGAACCTGAAGCGGTACGACGTACCCGATCCGTTCGTCGTGAACCGTGGCACGGACGGGCCGGCCGGTGGCGAGGGCGATGCGGTGGAGGTGGTTCAGAATCGTCTGCTGGAGTTCCTCGCCGGGCACCGGGACGACCGGGACGCCGCCGATCGAGGCGCTGCTGGTGCCGCCGGCGCCCTGTCCGGCGCCGGGGACGCGGACGTCGATCACCGCACCCGCGGTCTGGTACTGCTGTTCCCGCTTCTTCTCGCGGCCTGGTAGAGACATCGGTTCCCTCACTCGCCGGCGTCCACGCCTCGGCGGACCCTACCGTCGAGTCTCACCGCTTGCGCACGATGCACGCGTCACCGGGGCGTCACAGGCTCGTCCCAAGAACCGGCACCCCCGTCACGGAGGTCTCCGCCGTCGCGCGAAGATCGATGGATGACGATCGCCGGCCTACGGCAGAGGGGAGCGGGCATGCGGACGGGCACGCGACAGGGACCGGAGATCTGGATCCGCGGACCGGTGGCCGCGCCACCCGCACCGGAGCCCGCCCCCGCCCCCACCGGCACGGTCCGGCGTTTCTCCTGGGTCGGCACGCACGGCGGGTCGGGGGTGTCCACGCTCGCCACGGTGTACGGCGGTCAGGACTGCGGACGGGACTGGCCCGGCGCCGCCGATCCGCCGTCGGTGCTGCTCGTCGCGCGCACGCACGCGACCGGGCTCGCCTGCGTCGTCCATGCCCTGGAGGTGTTCCGGCGTGGCGAGGCCCCGCCCGGGCTCGACCTGGACGCCGTCGTCCTGGTCGCGGACGCGCCTGGTCGGCTGCCGCGCCCGCTCGCCCAGCAGGTCAGGCTCATCGAGTCGGTCATCGACGTGTACCGGGTGCCGTGGGTGTCCGCCTGGCGGCTGGGCGACCTGAGCGGGCGCCCGCCTCGCGAGACGGAGGCGCTGCTCCGGCTGACGACGGCGGTTCACTGACGCCAACCTCATGTGTGTGCATATAATGCATGAGCAGTTAACCAGCGCACGTCGTTCATTTCGGAACCCCCTGGGGGACACCATGACCCGACGCTTCCTGTTCGTGCTGGGCAGCAGCCGCAGCGACGGCAACACCGAACTGCTGGCCCGCACGGCCGCCGAACAACTCCCCTCCGACGTCGAGCAGCAGTGGATCGACCTCGCCACGCACCCCGTTCCCGACTTCGAGGACCTCCGGCACGACAGCGATCACGTCCGCCCCACCGAGGGCAATGTCGCGCTGCTGCTCGACGCCACGCTCGCCGCGACGGACATCGTGATCGCCTCCCCGCTCTACTGGTACTCGGTGTCCGCCCACGTCAAGCGCTACCTGGACTACTGGTCGGGCTGGCTGCGCACCCCCGGCCTCGACTTCCAGGCGACGCTGGCCGACCGCACGCTCTGGGGCGTCACCGCGCTCGCGCACCGGGAGACCGAGGTCGCGGACCCGCTGGTCGGCACCCTCAACAACTCGGC
Proteins encoded in this window:
- a CDS encoding tetratricopeptide repeat protein, whose translation is MSLPGREKKREQQYQTAGAVIDVRVPGAGQGAGGTSSASIGGVPVVPVPGEELQQTILNHLHRIALATGRPVRATVHDERIGYVVPLQVHPDGSSCFSAEPVRTSAAQEAVPAPPRPPQEPVQPPQPPQPPQPPQPPQPPQSAPDRATQLLRAPSESRAESVPTFRLRAVQEPRPLGEFGPPPVMDARPHPEPLIAPEPDLDPDPKPTPLRGFDAVAEAILEPADAASAGSSLLAEPTARIGEAVKAGRIDTAAALAEQTLAEASAALPPEHPELLGLLELAAYIAYLAADPVRAFRLSLDVARVHRRTGDAEGAYGNVQSAATAWRAVRDPALGLGLGRELIDLWTELAAEAGPAADDVEELESAHARMVRLAERAGRAPGA
- a CDS encoding DUF6668 family protein yields the protein MRTGTRQGPEIWIRGPVAAPPAPEPAPAPTGTVRRFSWVGTHGGSGVSTLATVYGGQDCGRDWPGAADPPSVLLVARTHATGLACVVHALEVFRRGEAPPGLDLDAVVLVADAPGRLPRPLAQQVRLIESVIDVYRVPWVSAWRLGDLSGRPPRETEALLRLTTAVH
- a CDS encoding flavodoxin family protein, translating into MTRRFLFVLGSSRSDGNTELLARTAAEQLPSDVEQQWIDLATHPVPDFEDLRHDSDHVRPTEGNVALLLDATLAATDIVIASPLYWYSVSAHVKRYLDYWSGWLRTPGLDFQATLADRTLWGVTALAHRETEVADPLVGTLNNSAAYMGMRFGGVLLGNGSKPGDVLKDTEALTRAKTFFAQEAPLARFPYEAA